The following coding sequences lie in one Populus trichocarpa isolate Nisqually-1 chromosome 14, P.trichocarpa_v4.1, whole genome shotgun sequence genomic window:
- the LOC7495243 gene encoding U1 small nuclear ribonucleoprotein A, which yields MALQERKEMGDNNNSTGTDVSQNMTIYINNLNEKIKIDELKTSLHAVFSQFGKILEILAFKTLKHKGQAWVIFEDVQSASNAIRQMQSFPFYDKPMRIQYAKTKSDIIAKADGTFVPREKRRRHEEKGKKKKDQHDANQVGVGLTPAYGGAYGTTPSLLQIPYPGGVKSMVPEAPAPPNNILFIQNLPNETTPMMLQMLFQQYPGFKEVRMVEAKPGIAFVEYGDEMQSTGAMHGLQGFKILQQNSMLITYAKK from the exons ATGGCATtacaagagagaaaagaaatgggAGATAACAATAATAGTACAGGCACTGATGTCTCGCAGAACATGACTATTTACATCAACAATCTCAACGAGAAGATCAAAATCGATG agttgaagacATCGCTGCACGCTGTGTTCTCGCAATTCGGGAAGATACTGGAGATATTGGCATTCAAGACATTGAAACACAAAGGGCAAGCTTGGGTTATTTTCGAGGATGTTCAGTCTGCCTCTAATGCTATACGGCAAATGCAGTCTTTCCCCTTTTATGATAAGCCCATG AGAATACAATATGCAAAAACTAAATCAGATATCATAGCAAAAGCTGATGGTACTTTTGTTCCACGGGAAAAACGAAGGAGGCATGAGGAAAAAG ggaaaaagaagaaagatcaaCATGATGCTAATCAAGTGGGAGTGGGTCTGACCCCTGCTTATGGCGGCGCCTACGGGACAACACCTTCT CTATTACAAATACCCTATCCAGGTGGTGTGAAATCTATGGTTCCTGAGGCTCCAGCTCCACCAAATAACATTCTGTTTATTCAAAATCTTCCCAATGAGACTACTCCAATGATGCTGCAAATGCTCTTCCAGCAGTATCCCGGTTTTAAGGAGGTCAGGATGGTGGAAGCAAAGCCAGGCATTGCCTTTGTAGAGTATGGAGATGAGATGCAATCGACAGGCGCAATGCATGGACTTCAGGGATTCAAGATACTTCAGCAGAATTCAATGTTAATTACCTACGCCAAGAAATAG
- the LOC7491295 gene encoding mediator of RNA polymerase II transcription subunit 28 has product MGDRQAVDQQQQLQSPSQLQQQQQQGAAREDMIGCVMALEAALLPCLPARELQAIDRSPHPSHQIDVERHARDFMEAAKKLQLYFIGLQREDQPTMSETLRKDIGMMEEELKVKDELIKRQERLIQGWWKELKDQAEKHNTELERV; this is encoded by the exons ATGGGTGATAGACAAGCCGTagatcagcagcagcagctacaATCTCCATCgcagctgcagcagcagcagcaacaaggAGCAGCAAGAGAAGACATGATTGGGTGTGTGATGGCTTTAGAGGCGGCTTTGCTTCCATGCTTGCCTGCCAGAGAGCTCCAGGCCATTGACCGCTCTCCCCATCCTTCTCATCAGA TTGATGTGGAGAGACATGCCAGGGATTTCATGGAGGCTGCCAAAAAGCTTCAACTGTATTTTATTGGTCTGCAACGTGAAGATCAACCAACCATGTCTGAAACACTGAGGAAG GATATTGGTATGATGGAAGAAGAGTTGAAAGTAAAGGATGAGCTGATCAAGAGACAAGAGAGATTGATTCAAGGGTGGTGGAAGGAATTGAAAGATCAAGCGGAAAAACACAACACTGAATTAGAGAGAGTGTAA